One genomic window of Streptomyces sp. NBC_01276 includes the following:
- a CDS encoding ABC transporter ATP-binding protein, giving the protein MAARHRAQGGTHMSARGARLPAPGNEPGTAPGHTRSTQVQRLTAENVTLGYDRRVIAENLSVEIPDHSFTVIVGPNACGKSTLLRALSRMLKPSAGRVLLDGQAISSMPAKKVARMLGLLPQSSIAPDGITVADLVSRGRYPHQGLLRQWSEQDERIVAESMASTGVAELADRAVDELSGGQRQRVWIAMALAQQTPLLLLDEPTTYLDIQHQLDVLDLCAELHENEGRTLVAVLHDLNHAARYATHLIALRGGVVVAEGPPAEVVTAELVEEVFGVRCQIIDDPETGTPLVVPAARQARARAAV; this is encoded by the coding sequence CTGGCTGCTCGTCACAGAGCGCAGGGCGGGACGCATATGAGCGCGCGGGGCGCCAGGCTCCCCGCGCCCGGCAACGAGCCCGGCACGGCGCCGGGCCACACGAGGAGTACCCAAGTGCAGCGGCTGACCGCGGAGAACGTCACCCTCGGCTATGACCGGCGGGTCATCGCCGAGAACCTGTCGGTGGAGATCCCCGACCACTCCTTCACCGTGATCGTCGGCCCCAACGCCTGCGGCAAGTCCACGCTGCTGCGGGCCCTGTCGCGGATGCTGAAGCCGTCCGCCGGGCGGGTGCTGCTGGACGGTCAGGCCATCTCCTCGATGCCGGCGAAGAAGGTGGCCAGGATGCTGGGGCTGCTCCCGCAGTCCTCGATCGCGCCCGACGGGATCACCGTCGCCGACCTGGTCTCGCGCGGCCGGTACCCGCACCAGGGGCTGCTGCGCCAGTGGTCGGAGCAGGACGAGCGGATCGTCGCCGAGTCGATGGCCTCGACCGGGGTCGCCGAACTGGCCGACCGGGCCGTGGACGAGCTGTCGGGCGGGCAGCGCCAGCGGGTGTGGATCGCGATGGCGCTGGCCCAGCAGACCCCGCTGCTGCTCCTGGACGAGCCGACGACCTACCTGGACATCCAGCACCAGCTCGACGTGCTCGACCTGTGCGCGGAGCTCCACGAGAACGAGGGCCGGACCCTGGTGGCGGTGCTGCACGACCTCAACCACGCGGCCCGCTACGCCACCCACCTGATCGCCCTGCGCGGCGGCGTCGTCGTCGCCGAGGGGCCGCCCGCGGAGGTGGTCACCGCCGAGCTGGTGGAGGAGGTCTTCGGGGTGCGCTGCCAGATCATCGACGACCCGGAGACCGGGACGCCGCTGGTGGTCCCGGCCGCCCGTCAGGCCCGCGCCAGGGCGGCCGTCTGA
- a CDS encoding alkyl sulfatase C-terminal domain-containing protein gives MATIQECRDALDRLSDNLARADDGVRGAAAFDRSLSCHVTDLDQTFSGRLDNGRIRVDAVAPGPPRAKAEIRLAMSGDDLLALVAGELKFAKAWASGRVRLEAGFRDLLRLKSLL, from the coding sequence ATGGCTACGATCCAGGAGTGCCGCGACGCACTCGACCGACTCTCCGACAACCTGGCGCGGGCCGATGACGGCGTGCGCGGCGCGGCCGCCTTCGACCGGTCCCTGAGCTGTCACGTCACCGACCTCGACCAGACCTTCTCCGGCCGCCTCGACAACGGCCGGATCCGGGTGGACGCCGTCGCCCCGGGGCCGCCGCGCGCCAAGGCCGAAATCCGGCTCGCGATGTCGGGTGACGACCTGCTCGCGCTGGTCGCCGGCGAACTGAAGTTCGCCAAGGCCTGGGCCTCGGGCCGGGTCCGCCTGGAGGCCGGCTTCCGTGACCTGCTGCGGCTCAAGAGCCTGCTCTGA
- a CDS encoding TlyA family RNA methyltransferase — translation MAGVARRRLDAELVRRSMARSREHAAQLIAAGRVTVGGTTATKPATQVETSAALVVLKDDSDPDYVSRGGHKLAGALAAFRPRGLEVEGRRALDAGASTGGFTDVLLRAGVAHVVAVDVGYGQLAWSLQSDERVTVKDRTNVRELTVELIDGTPVDLVVGDLSFISIGLVLPALVRCTAPGADLVLMVKPQFEVGKERLGSGGVVRSPELRAEAVREVAAQAWKLGLGVLGVTASPLPGPSGNVEYFLWLRAGAPALDPGDVDRAVAEGPQ, via the coding sequence GTGGCAGGAGTGGCACGCCGCCGCCTGGACGCCGAACTGGTACGCCGCAGCATGGCCCGCTCGCGAGAGCACGCGGCCCAGCTGATCGCCGCGGGACGGGTCACCGTGGGAGGCACCACCGCGACGAAACCGGCCACGCAGGTCGAGACCAGCGCGGCCCTCGTCGTCCTCAAGGACGACAGCGACCCCGACTACGTCTCCAGGGGCGGCCACAAGCTGGCCGGCGCCCTCGCCGCGTTCCGTCCGCGGGGGCTGGAGGTCGAGGGCCGGCGGGCGCTGGACGCGGGGGCGTCGACCGGGGGCTTCACCGACGTGCTGCTGCGCGCGGGCGTGGCCCACGTCGTCGCCGTGGACGTCGGCTACGGGCAGCTCGCCTGGTCGCTGCAGAGCGACGAGCGGGTCACCGTCAAGGACCGTACGAACGTCCGCGAGCTGACGGTCGAGCTGATCGACGGGACCCCCGTCGACCTGGTCGTCGGCGACCTGTCCTTCATCTCCATCGGGCTGGTGCTGCCGGCGCTGGTGCGCTGCACGGCGCCCGGCGCGGACCTGGTGCTGATGGTCAAGCCGCAGTTCGAGGTCGGCAAGGAGCGCCTGGGCAGCGGCGGAGTGGTGCGCAGCCCCGAGTTGCGGGCGGAGGCCGTGCGGGAGGTCGCGGCGCAGGCCTGGAAGCTGGGGCTGGGCGTGCTCGGGGTGACGGCGAGCCCGCTGCCGGGGCCGTCGGGGAACGTCGAGTACTTTCTGTGGCTCCGGGCGGGGGCACCCGCGCTCGACCCGGGGGATGTCGATCGTGCAGTGGCGGAGGGGCCGCAGTGA
- a CDS encoding NAD kinase has product MRTVFLLAHTGRPAAIRSAELVVLGLLRSGLRVRVLEQEARDLPLPPEVELVAECTPKVFDGCELLIVLGGDGTLLRGAEFARGSGVPMLGVNLGRVGFLAEAERDDLDKVVDRVVSKSYEVEERMTLDVLVRTNGDVVHRDWALNEAAVQKVSAERMLEVVLEIDGRPVTGFGCDGIVCATPTGSTAYAFSAGGPVVWPEVEALLMVPISAHALFAKPLVTSPTSVLAVEVQNGTPHGALWCDGRRTLELPSGARVEVRRGTVPVRLARLHHASFTDRLVAKFALPVSGWRGAPHETS; this is encoded by the coding sequence GTGCGGACCGTCTTCCTGCTCGCGCACACCGGGCGGCCGGCGGCCATCCGCAGCGCGGAGCTGGTCGTGCTCGGTCTGCTGCGCTCGGGCCTGCGGGTCAGGGTGCTGGAGCAGGAGGCGCGGGATCTGCCGCTGCCGCCCGAGGTGGAGCTCGTCGCCGAGTGCACGCCGAAGGTGTTCGACGGGTGCGAGCTGCTGATCGTGCTGGGCGGGGACGGGACCCTGCTGCGCGGGGCTGAGTTCGCGCGCGGTTCGGGGGTGCCGATGCTGGGCGTCAACCTGGGCCGGGTGGGCTTCCTCGCCGAGGCCGAGCGCGACGACCTGGACAAGGTCGTGGACCGGGTGGTGTCGAAGTCGTACGAGGTCGAGGAGCGCATGACCCTCGACGTCCTGGTGCGGACCAACGGTGACGTGGTCCACCGGGACTGGGCGCTGAACGAGGCCGCCGTCCAGAAGGTCTCCGCTGAGCGGATGCTGGAGGTGGTCCTGGAGATCGACGGGCGCCCGGTGACCGGCTTCGGCTGCGACGGGATCGTCTGCGCGACGCCGACGGGCTCGACGGCGTACGCCTTCTCGGCGGGCGGGCCGGTGGTCTGGCCGGAGGTGGAGGCGCTGCTGATGGTGCCGATCAGCGCGCACGCCCTGTTCGCGAAGCCGCTGGTGACCTCGCCCACCTCGGTGCTGGCGGTGGAGGTGCAGAACGGCACCCCGCACGGGGCCCTGTGGTGCGACGGGCGCCGGACGCTGGAGCTGCCGTCGGGGGCGCGGGTCGAGGTGCGCCGGGGCACGGTGCCGGTGCGGCTCGCCCGCCTGCACCACGCGTCGTTCACGGACCGGCTGGTCGCGAAGTTCGCGTTGCCGGTGTCGGGCTGGCGGGGCGCCCCGCACGAGACCAGCTGA
- the recN gene encoding DNA repair protein RecN encodes MRIRSLGVIDDAVVELSPGFTAVTGETGAGKTMVVTSLGLLLGGRADPALVRIGAKAAVVEGRVVLRPDAPAALRAQEAGAELDEGALLISRTVSAEGRSRAHVGGRSVPVGLLAELADDLVAVHGQTDQQGLLRPARQRQALDRYAGDAVAVPLEKYAGAYRRLRAVAVELDEITTRARERAQEADLLRFGLDEIAALEPLPGEDAELAAEAERLGHAESLASAAQAAHGALAGDVEDPEGVDANTLVAGAHRALESVRSHDPVLGGLADRIGELGILLADVAGELAGYADDLDADPLRLAAVEERRAALTQLVRKYGDADGGLGAVLEWAERGSKRLLELDGDDERIGELTAERDGLRGELSALAQALTDARTEAAARFAADVTAELASLAMPHARVTFDIRQTQDAEGVEVGGRPVAYGPSGADEVELLLAPHPGAQPRPIAKGASGGELSRVMLAVEVVFAGSDPVPTYLFDEVDAGVGGKAAVEVGRRLAKLAKSAQVVVVTHLPQVAAFADRQLLVEKTVDGSVTRSGVTVLEGEDRIRELSRMLAGQEDSQTARAHAEELLEAARADA; translated from the coding sequence ATGCGGATACGGTCGCTCGGGGTCATCGACGACGCGGTGGTCGAGCTGTCGCCCGGTTTCACCGCGGTGACCGGCGAGACCGGCGCGGGCAAGACGATGGTCGTCACCAGCCTCGGGCTGCTGCTCGGCGGTCGCGCCGACCCCGCCCTGGTGCGGATCGGTGCCAAGGCGGCGGTCGTGGAGGGGCGCGTCGTGCTGCGCCCCGACGCGCCCGCCGCGCTGCGCGCGCAGGAGGCCGGCGCCGAACTCGACGAGGGTGCCCTGCTGATCAGCCGGACGGTGTCCGCCGAGGGGCGTTCGCGCGCCCACGTCGGCGGCCGCTCCGTCCCCGTGGGCCTGCTCGCCGAGCTCGCCGACGACCTGGTCGCCGTCCACGGACAGACCGACCAGCAGGGGCTGCTGAGGCCCGCCCGGCAGCGGCAGGCCCTCGACCGGTACGCCGGGGACGCGGTCGCCGTCCCCCTGGAGAAGTACGCGGGCGCCTACCGGCGGCTGCGGGCCGTCGCCGTCGAGCTGGACGAGATCACCACCCGGGCCCGGGAGCGGGCTCAGGAGGCGGACCTGCTGCGCTTCGGACTCGACGAGATCGCCGCCCTGGAACCCCTGCCCGGCGAGGACGCCGAGCTGGCCGCGGAGGCGGAGCGGCTCGGGCACGCCGAATCGCTGGCCTCCGCCGCGCAGGCGGCGCACGGGGCGCTCGCCGGAGACGTGGAGGACCCGGAGGGCGTCGACGCCAACACGCTCGTCGCCGGTGCCCACCGCGCCCTGGAATCCGTACGCTCCCACGACCCGGTGCTCGGCGGGCTCGCCGACCGGATCGGGGAGCTCGGGATCCTGCTGGCCGACGTGGCCGGGGAACTCGCCGGGTACGCCGACGACCTCGACGCCGACCCGCTGCGGCTCGCCGCCGTGGAGGAGCGGCGGGCGGCGCTGACCCAGCTGGTGCGCAAGTACGGCGACGCCGACGGCGGGCTGGGAGCCGTACTGGAGTGGGCCGAGCGGGGATCGAAGCGGCTGCTGGAACTGGACGGCGACGACGAGCGGATCGGCGAGCTCACCGCCGAACGCGACGGGCTGCGCGGCGAACTGTCCGCCCTGGCCCAGGCCCTGACGGACGCCCGGACGGAGGCCGCCGCGCGGTTCGCCGCGGACGTGACCGCCGAGCTCGCCTCCCTCGCCATGCCGCACGCGCGGGTGACCTTCGACATCCGCCAGACGCAGGACGCCGAGGGCGTCGAGGTCGGCGGCCGCCCGGTCGCGTACGGGCCCTCGGGCGCGGACGAGGTCGAACTGCTGCTGGCACCGCACCCCGGTGCCCAGCCGCGGCCGATCGCCAAGGGCGCCTCGGGCGGTGAGCTGTCGCGGGTCATGCTGGCGGTGGAGGTCGTCTTCGCCGGCTCCGACCCGGTGCCCACGTACCTCTTCGACGAGGTCGACGCGGGCGTCGGCGGCAAGGCGGCCGTCGAGGTCGGGCGACGGCTGGCCAAGCTGGCCAAGTCGGCCCAGGTCGTCGTCGTCACCCACCTCCCGCAGGTGGCGGCCTTCGCGGACCGGCAGCTGCTCGTGGAGAAGACCGTCGACGGATCGGTGACCCGCTCCGGCGTGACCGTCCTGGAAGGCGAGGACCGCATCCGCGAGCTGTCGCGGATGCTCGCCGGCCAGGAGGACTCGCAGACGGCCCGCGCCCATGCGGAGGAACTCCTGGAGGCGGCGCGCGCGGACGCGTGA
- a CDS encoding glycosyltransferase family 4 protein produces MSSSPVSLPVPAQPYGRPPLRTVQVLGGAGAGSCAHVRSLATGLAARGVRVTVCAPVAAEGEYDFTGAGAQFTPDAVSALRAACAGADVVHAHGLRAGMRAALALRGGARRVPLVVTWHGGAPEPAGALGRLSRLLERRVARAAAVVLGASTDQVDLARRRGARDARLAAPAVPVAAAVSLAPVGEPAAEAGKTRAELGAVERPLVIAVGSLVARRGYSLLLDAARAWRVLDPLPLLVIAGEGPLRAELARRIEAEGLPVRLLGRRRDADRLLAAADVAVLPSRWEGRSLLAQEALRAGVALVATEVGGVPELVGDAAVLVPYGDPGALAGAVAGLLDDPGKRAELAAAGRAQAATWPSEDDTVAQVLSVYDELMERLRG; encoded by the coding sequence GTGAGCAGCTCCCCGGTCTCCCTTCCGGTCCCCGCACAGCCGTACGGGCGGCCCCCGCTGCGTACCGTCCAGGTCCTCGGCGGCGCCGGCGCGGGCAGCTGCGCGCACGTGCGGTCCCTCGCGACCGGGCTCGCCGCCCGGGGCGTGCGGGTGACCGTGTGCGCCCCCGTCGCGGCCGAAGGCGAGTACGACTTCACCGGCGCGGGCGCGCAGTTCACCCCGGACGCGGTGAGCGCCCTGCGGGCCGCCTGCGCCGGGGCCGACGTGGTGCACGCGCACGGCCTGCGGGCCGGGATGCGGGCCGCGCTGGCGCTGCGCGGCGGCGCGCGGCGGGTACCGCTCGTGGTGACCTGGCACGGGGGCGCCCCGGAGCCCGCGGGCGCGCTCGGGCGGCTGAGCCGGCTGCTGGAGCGGCGCGTGGCACGGGCCGCCGCCGTGGTGCTGGGCGCCTCCACCGACCAGGTCGACCTGGCGCGGCGGCGCGGGGCCAGGGACGCCCGGCTGGCCGCCCCGGCCGTACCCGTCGCGGCGGCCGTCTCCCTCGCCCCGGTCGGGGAACCGGCCGCCGAAGCCGGCAAGACCCGGGCGGAACTGGGGGCCGTGGAGCGGCCCTTGGTGATCGCCGTGGGCAGTCTCGTGGCGCGCCGCGGCTACTCCCTGCTGCTCGACGCGGCCCGCGCCTGGCGGGTGCTGGACCCGCTCCCGCTGCTGGTGATCGCGGGGGAGGGGCCGCTGCGGGCCGAACTCGCCCGGCGGATCGAGGCGGAGGGCCTCCCCGTACGGCTGCTGGGCCGCCGCCGGGACGCGGACCGGCTGCTGGCCGCGGCCGACGTGGCGGTGCTGCCGAGCCGCTGGGAGGGCCGCTCGCTGCTGGCCCAGGAGGCGCTGCGGGCCGGGGTGGCGCTGGTGGCCACGGAGGTCGGCGGAGTACCGGAGCTGGTGGGCGACGCGGCGGTACTGGTGCCGTACGGGGACCCGGGTGCGCTGGCCGGCGCGGTGGCCGGGCTGCTGGACGACCCGGGGAAGCGGGCGGAACTCGCCGCCGCGGGCCGGGCCCAGGCCGCGACCTGGCCCTCGGAGGACGACACGGTGGCGCAGGTGCTGTCGGTGTACGACGAGCTGATGGAACGGCTGCGGGGCTAG
- a CDS encoding IS630 family transposase, giving the protein MSRPGPKIPPLSVTDAQRAVLEGWLRRRSTAQALAQRSRIVLECAEGHSVMEVSRRLGVAPDTVRTWRRRFIEHGLDGLGDEPRPGVPRKITDADVERVIVKTLEETPKNATHWSTRSMAAATGMSQSTVSRIWRAFALAPHRSQTFKLSTDPLFIDKVRDVVGLYLDPPEKALVLCVDEKSQIQALDRSQPVLPMMPGVPERRSHDYIRAGTTTLFAALEVATGKVIGSLHRRHRAAEFKKFLAKVDKEVPADLQVHLILDNYATHKTPDIKKWLLAHPRFHLHFTPTSASWLNLVERWFAELTQKKLKRGVHRSVQALERDIRAWLADWNNQPRPFVWTKTADEILDKVAAYCHRISDSGH; this is encoded by the coding sequence ATGAGTCGTCCTGGTCCGAAGATTCCGCCGTTGTCGGTCACTGATGCCCAGCGTGCTGTGCTGGAGGGCTGGTTACGTCGTCGTTCGACGGCGCAGGCTTTGGCTCAGCGGTCGCGGATCGTGCTGGAGTGCGCGGAAGGCCATTCGGTGATGGAGGTGTCGCGGCGGCTTGGGGTCGCTCCGGACACGGTCCGCACCTGGCGGCGGCGCTTCATCGAGCACGGCCTGGACGGGCTGGGCGACGAGCCGCGTCCGGGCGTCCCGCGGAAGATCACCGACGCCGATGTCGAGCGGGTGATCGTCAAAACGCTGGAGGAGACGCCGAAGAACGCGACGCATTGGTCGACGAGGTCGATGGCCGCGGCCACGGGGATGTCGCAGTCGACCGTCTCAAGGATTTGGCGGGCGTTCGCACTGGCCCCGCACCGGTCGCAGACGTTCAAGCTGTCGACGGATCCGCTGTTCATCGACAAGGTCCGTGATGTTGTCGGCCTCTATCTGGACCCGCCGGAGAAGGCTTTGGTCCTGTGCGTGGACGAGAAGTCGCAGATCCAGGCCCTGGACCGGTCTCAGCCAGTTCTGCCGATGATGCCGGGCGTTCCCGAGCGCCGAAGCCACGACTACATCCGCGCCGGCACCACCACCCTCTTCGCGGCCCTCGAGGTCGCGACCGGCAAGGTCATCGGCTCCCTCCACCGCCGCCACCGGGCCGCCGAGTTCAAGAAGTTCCTGGCCAAGGTCGACAAGGAGGTCCCGGCAGATCTTCAGGTCCACCTGATCCTCGACAACTACGCGACCCACAAGACACCCGACATCAAGAAGTGGCTGCTGGCGCACCCTCGCTTTCACCTGCACTTCACACCCACCAGTGCCTCATGGCTGAACCTGGTGGAACGGTGGTTCGCCGAGCTCACACAGAAGAAGCTGAAGCGCGGCGTCCACCGTTCCGTCCAGGCCCTCGAACGCGACATCCGAGCCTGGCTCGCCGACTGGAACAACCAGCCCCGGCCCTTCGTCTGGACGAAGACCGCCGACGAGATCCTCGACAAAGTCGCCGCTTACTGCCACCGAATCTCTGACTCAGGTCACTAG